One Camelina sativa cultivar DH55 chromosome 3, Cs, whole genome shotgun sequence genomic window carries:
- the LOC109130940 gene encoding LOW QUALITY PROTEIN: uncharacterized protein LOC109130940 (The sequence of the model RefSeq protein was modified relative to this genomic sequence to represent the inferred CDS: inserted 1 base in 1 codon): MRRSHVSLIKNQTLFLLFVFSSLCCCVLRPIQMGSCIXMLVPNFTRPKFKFNVMEQSLFSLNILYVYYVMSEIRDSALYFVRLLWIFLKILEQSC; the protein is encoded by the exons ATGAGAAGATCTCACGTTTCGTTGATCAAGAACCAAAccttatttttattgtttgttttttcttctttatgttgttgtgtgttACGGCCGATCCAAATGGGTTCTTGCA ATATGCTAGTACCCAATTTCACCCGgccaaaatttaaattcaatgtAATGGAGCAGTCTCTAT TCTCTctcaatattttatatgtttattatgTCATGTCTGAAATCAGAGATTCTGCCCTATACTTTGTTCGTCTTTTATggatctttttaaaaatcttagaaCAGAGTTGTTAA
- the LOC104778290 gene encoding putative F-box protein At1g61060 has product MNQRRSSSTSREETEYLDLIPVDLFISNILSRLPVESLAQCRCVSKLWSSIIRHPNYKILFPIKSQAPPRILFIIEYEGSLFFYSSPQPQNPDQNTSLVATFHHSHRTRGSDFGVCRPPVGGLVCRQHVLENGSKVAVICNPITGEYLALPKLGINETKSECRSNAYDKHSFGYDPIDKELKILRITSFLNNSFFNTRYFGQYRVLTLGTGNKNLLWRKIQCCTIHHRIDDDKTICINGFLYYPAVFQKGKIHCSAIACFDVRSETFSFTNFDQDMSLIRVDSFRFTLIDYKGKLGACRCDCFDNIFELWVLEDAQRHKWSKHIYQMLNPLLHFASVVGMIGSCEIVLCPCFPEDPLFIFYYNLETNIVTRVKIEAPVLHSGCWVHAFPNYVEDLTLM; this is encoded by the coding sequence ATGAATCAACGGAGGTCTTCTTCAACCTCTAGAGAAGAGACAGAATACTTAGATCTGATCCCTGTTGATCTCTTCATCAGTAATATCTTGTCGAGATTGCCAGTGGAGTCTTTAGCTCAATGTCGTTGCGTATCTAAGCTCTGGTCGTCCATAATTCGCCATCCAAATTACAAGATCTTATTCCCGATCAAGTCCCAGGCTCCACCCCGGATCCTTTTCATCATCGAATATGAAGGAAGTCTGTTCTTTTACTCTTCACCTCAGCCTCAAAATCCGGATCAGAACACATCTCTTGTAGCCACCTTTCATCATAGTCATAGGACACGTGGGTCAGATTTCGGTGTGTGTCGTCCTCCGGTTGGCGGATTGGTCTGTCGCCAACATGTTCTTGAGAATGGTTCAAAAGTGGCGGTGATTTGTAATCCCATCACAGGAGAGTATTTAGCCTTGCCTAAACTGGGAATAAATGAAACCAAGTCAGAGTGTCGGTCAAACGCATATGATAAACATTCTTTTGGGTATGATCCTATAGACAAAGAGCTCAAGATATTGCGTATCACCTCGTTTTTGAACAACTCGTTCTTTAACACACGCTACTTTGGTCAGTATCGAGTTCTAACATTAGGGACTGGAAATAAAAACCTCTTATGGAGAAAGATCCAGTGTTGCACAATTCATCATCGTATAGACGATGACAAGACGATATGCATCAATGGTTTTTTGTATTATCCAGCAGTGTTCCAAAAGGGAAAAATCCACTGTAGTGCCATCgcttgctttgatgttaggtctgagaCTTTTAGTTTTACTAACTTTGATCAAGACATGTCACTAATAAGGGTGGATTCTTTCCGTTTCACTTTGATCGACTACAAGGGTAAATTAGGTGCTTGTCGTTGTGATTGTTTCGATAATATTTTTGAGTTGTGGGTTTTGGAGGATGCACAGAGACATAAATGGTCAAAGCATATCTACCAAATGCTTAATCCATTGCTGCATTTTGCAAGTGTTGTTGGAATGATTGGGAGTTGCGAAATTGTGCTTTGCCCATGCTTTCCAGAAGATCCTTTATTCATCTTTTACTACAACCTCGAGACCAACATTGTCACAAGAGTGAAAATTGAAGCTCCTGTATTGCATAGTGGGTGTTGGGTTCACGCATTTCCAAATTACGTAGAGGATTTGACGCTTATGTAA
- the LOC104778291 gene encoding 60S ribosomal protein L18a-like protein — translation MSKEKDKNRGASPSSYGTFQGVPTYPPPPYPHPPSHHPVTGFPQPSPPPGAACHDISVHQYIQEHQTVPGYPVSEGIPARENRLPCCGLGLGWFLFIIGFLLGAIPWYIGVFTLVCARIDPREKPGYIACTIAAVVATVAIVLGVMGGRGAWS, via the exons atgagcaaagaaaaagacaaaaacagaggagcttctccttcatcttaCGGCACGTTTCAAGGTGTCCCTACTTATCCTCCTCCGCCGTATCCTCATCCTCCGTCGCATCATCCGGTTACCGGATTTCCTCAGCCGTCTCCACCTCCGGGAGCAGCTTGTCACGACATTTCCGTTCATCAATACATTCAAGAACATCAAACCGTTCCCG GTTACCCTGTTTCTGAAGGAATACCTGCAAGAGAAAACCGTCTTCCTTGTTGTGGTCTTGGCCTCGGTTGGttctt gttCATCATTGGTTTTCTCCTTGGTGCAATCCCATGGTACATAGGCGTATTCACTCTAGTGTGTGCTAGGATCGATCCGCGAGAGAAACCAGGATACATAGCTTGTACCATCGCA GCTGTTGTTGCTACAGTTGCCATAGTTCTTGGTGTCATGGGTGGAAGAGGAGCCTGGTCGTGA
- the LOC104778292 gene encoding mitogen-activated protein kinase kinase kinase YODA isoform X3 produces the protein MPTWWGRKSCKNNNNSRGISTDRDIKSCGVGVVVVDPPLTPTRAATPRCSREFAGASSSAFSGFDSDSTEKRGHPLPRPLLSPVSIHQDHVSGSTSGSTSVSSVSSSGSAEDQSQLVVSSRGHCDVKLNERASPKVVTTRPTSPLHQRLAGVVSLESSTGRNDDGRSSSECHPLPRPPTSPTSPSAVRPPTSPTSPSAVHGSRIVGGYETPSPSGFSKWKKGKFLGSGTFGQVYQGFNSEKGKMCAIKEVKVISDDQTSKECLKQLNQEINLLSQLCHPNIVQYYGSELSEETLSVYLEYMSGGSIHKLLKEYGSFTEPVIQNYTRQILAGLAYLHGRNTVHRDIKGANILVDPNGEIKLADFGMAKHVTAFSTMLSFKGSPYWMAPEVVMSQNGYTHAVDVWSLGCTILEMATSKPPWSQFEGVAAIFKIGNSKDTPEIPDHLSNDAKNFIRLCLQRNPTVRPTASQLLDHPFLRVHTTRVANTSMPKDAAPHSFDGTFSLPTRESYPGRLSHDNYQRQPLSRAIKSPRENVRAITSLPVSPCSSPLRQLGPAYKSCFLSPPHPSYAFPGLDSGYNLAEFAASPFRMKKDTMIEPSSFRTQTPNTPLRSRLV, from the exons atgCCTACTTGGTGGGGAAGAAAGTCCtgcaagaacaacaacaatagcaGAGGAATCTCCACAGACAGAGATATCAAGAGCTgtggtgttggtgttgttgttgttgatcctcCTCTCACTCCCACTCGTGCTGCTACACCTCGTTGCAGTCGTGAATTCGccggagcttcttcttctgccttcTCTGGTTTCGACTCTGATTCTACAGAGAAGAGAGGtcatcctcttcctcgtcctctcCTCTCTCCTGTTTCCATCCATCAAGATCATGTGAGCGGATCCACTTCTGGATCTACCTCTGTTTCTAGCGTTAGCTCCTCTGGATCAGCTGAAGATCAGAGTCAACTTGTTGTGTCTAg CAGAGGTCATTGTGATGTGAAATTGAACGAGAGAGCTTCTCCAAAGGTAGTAACTACTAGGCCCACGTCTCCGTTGCATCAGCGATTGGCTGGAGTCGTGAGTTTAGAGTCTTCTACAGGGAGGAATGATGATGGAAGGTCCTCCTCTGAGTGCCACCCTTTGCCTCGACCCCCTACTTCTCCTACAAGCCCTTCTGCTGTTCGACCCCCTACTTCTCCTACAAGCCCTTCTGCTGTTCATGGTTCCAGGATTGTTGGAGGTTACGAGACGCCCTCTCCTTCAGGGTTTTCCAAGTGGAAAAAAGGGAAATTTTTGGGGAGTGGCACCTTTGGCCAAGTCTATCAAGGGTTCAACAG CGAGAAAGGAAAAATGTGTGCTATTAAAGAGGTCAAGGTCATTTCTGACGACCAAACGTCAAAAGAATGTCTGAAGCAACTAAATCAG GAGATAAATTTGCTTAGCCAGCTTTGTCATCCGAATATTGTCCAGTATTACGGAAGTGAACTG AGTGAAGAAACCTTGTCCGTCTACTTGGAGTATATGTCCGGTGGTTCAATCCATAAACTACTTAAGGAGTATGGTTCTTTCACTGAACCTGTTATCCAAAACTACACGCGGCAGATTCTCGCTGGGCTTGCCTATTTACATGGACGAAATACAGTACATAG GGACATCAAAGGAGCAAATATATTAGTTGATCCGAATGGTGAAATCAAGTTGGCAGACTTTGGGATGGCCAAACAT GTAACGGCCTTTTCTACTATGCTTTCTTTCAAAGGGAGTCCGTACTGGATGGCACCCGAG GTTGTGATGAGCCAAAATGGCTACACTCATGCAGTTGATGTCTGGAGTTTGGGTTGTACTATTCTCGAAATGGCAACATCAAAGCCACCTTGGAGCCAGTTTGAAGGG GTTGCAGCGATTTTCAAAATCGGAAACAGCAAAGACACCCCAGAAATACCTGATCACCTTTCAAATGATGCAAAGAATTTTATAAGGCTTTGTCTGCAACGAAATCCGACAGTACGTCCTACAGCTTCTCAGCTTCTAGATCACCCTTTTCTACGTGTACATACAACAAGAGTGGCTAATACTAGCATGCCCAAAGATGCCGCCCCACACTCCTTTGATGGAACCTTTTCACTG CCTACAAGGGAATCCTATCCAGGGAGATTGAGCCATGATAATTACCAAAGACAGCCATTGTCTAGAGCTATAAAGAGTCCGAG AGAAAACGTAAGAGCGATCACATCATTGCCAGTATCTCCATGTTCAAGTCCTTTACGCCAACTTGGGCCAGCATACAAAAGTTGTTTCCTGTCACCTCCTCACCCGTCTTACGCATTTCCTGGGCTCGACAGTGGGTACAACCTAGCAGAGTTTGCTGCAAGCCCTTTCAGGATGAAGAAAGACACAATGATAGAACCGTCTAGTTTCAGGACTCAAACACCGAATACACCCTTGAGATCAAGACTGGTGTAA
- the LOC104778292 gene encoding mitogen-activated protein kinase kinase kinase YODA isoform X4 yields the protein MPTWWGRKSCKNNNNSRGISTDRDIKSCGVGVVVVDPPLTPTRAATPRCSREFAGASSSAFSGFDSDSTEKRGHPLPRPLLSPVSIHQDHVSGSTSGSTSVSSVSSSGSAEDQSQLVVSRGHCDVKLNERASPKVVTTRPTSPLHQRLAGVVSLESSTGRNDDGRSSSECHPLPRPPTSPTSPSAVRPPTSPTSPSAVHGSRIVGGYETPSPSGFSKWKKGKFLGSGTFGQVYQGFNSEKGKMCAIKEVKVISDDQTSKECLKQLNQEINLLSQLCHPNIVQYYGSELSEETLSVYLEYMSGGSIHKLLKEYGSFTEPVIQNYTRQILAGLAYLHGRNTVHRDIKGANILVDPNGEIKLADFGMAKHVTAFSTMLSFKGSPYWMAPEVVMSQNGYTHAVDVWSLGCTILEMATSKPPWSQFEGVAAIFKIGNSKDTPEIPDHLSNDAKNFIRLCLQRNPTVRPTASQLLDHPFLRVHTTRVANTSMPKDAAPHSFDGTFSLPTRESYPGRLSHDNYQRQPLSRAIKSPRENVRAITSLPVSPCSSPLRQLGPAYKSCFLSPPHPSYAFPGLDSGYNLAEFAASPFRMKKDTMIEPSSFRTQTPNTPLRSRLV from the exons atgCCTACTTGGTGGGGAAGAAAGTCCtgcaagaacaacaacaatagcaGAGGAATCTCCACAGACAGAGATATCAAGAGCTgtggtgttggtgttgttgttgttgatcctcCTCTCACTCCCACTCGTGCTGCTACACCTCGTTGCAGTCGTGAATTCGccggagcttcttcttctgccttcTCTGGTTTCGACTCTGATTCTACAGAGAAGAGAGGtcatcctcttcctcgtcctctcCTCTCTCCTGTTTCCATCCATCAAGATCATGTGAGCGGATCCACTTCTGGATCTACCTCTGTTTCTAGCGTTAGCTCCTCTGGATCAGCTGAAGATCAGAGTCAACTTGTTGTGTCTAg AGGTCATTGTGATGTGAAATTGAACGAGAGAGCTTCTCCAAAGGTAGTAACTACTAGGCCCACGTCTCCGTTGCATCAGCGATTGGCTGGAGTCGTGAGTTTAGAGTCTTCTACAGGGAGGAATGATGATGGAAGGTCCTCCTCTGAGTGCCACCCTTTGCCTCGACCCCCTACTTCTCCTACAAGCCCTTCTGCTGTTCGACCCCCTACTTCTCCTACAAGCCCTTCTGCTGTTCATGGTTCCAGGATTGTTGGAGGTTACGAGACGCCCTCTCCTTCAGGGTTTTCCAAGTGGAAAAAAGGGAAATTTTTGGGGAGTGGCACCTTTGGCCAAGTCTATCAAGGGTTCAACAG CGAGAAAGGAAAAATGTGTGCTATTAAAGAGGTCAAGGTCATTTCTGACGACCAAACGTCAAAAGAATGTCTGAAGCAACTAAATCAG GAGATAAATTTGCTTAGCCAGCTTTGTCATCCGAATATTGTCCAGTATTACGGAAGTGAACTG AGTGAAGAAACCTTGTCCGTCTACTTGGAGTATATGTCCGGTGGTTCAATCCATAAACTACTTAAGGAGTATGGTTCTTTCACTGAACCTGTTATCCAAAACTACACGCGGCAGATTCTCGCTGGGCTTGCCTATTTACATGGACGAAATACAGTACATAG GGACATCAAAGGAGCAAATATATTAGTTGATCCGAATGGTGAAATCAAGTTGGCAGACTTTGGGATGGCCAAACAT GTAACGGCCTTTTCTACTATGCTTTCTTTCAAAGGGAGTCCGTACTGGATGGCACCCGAG GTTGTGATGAGCCAAAATGGCTACACTCATGCAGTTGATGTCTGGAGTTTGGGTTGTACTATTCTCGAAATGGCAACATCAAAGCCACCTTGGAGCCAGTTTGAAGGG GTTGCAGCGATTTTCAAAATCGGAAACAGCAAAGACACCCCAGAAATACCTGATCACCTTTCAAATGATGCAAAGAATTTTATAAGGCTTTGTCTGCAACGAAATCCGACAGTACGTCCTACAGCTTCTCAGCTTCTAGATCACCCTTTTCTACGTGTACATACAACAAGAGTGGCTAATACTAGCATGCCCAAAGATGCCGCCCCACACTCCTTTGATGGAACCTTTTCACTG CCTACAAGGGAATCCTATCCAGGGAGATTGAGCCATGATAATTACCAAAGACAGCCATTGTCTAGAGCTATAAAGAGTCCGAG AGAAAACGTAAGAGCGATCACATCATTGCCAGTATCTCCATGTTCAAGTCCTTTACGCCAACTTGGGCCAGCATACAAAAGTTGTTTCCTGTCACCTCCTCACCCGTCTTACGCATTTCCTGGGCTCGACAGTGGGTACAACCTAGCAGAGTTTGCTGCAAGCCCTTTCAGGATGAAGAAAGACACAATGATAGAACCGTCTAGTTTCAGGACTCAAACACCGAATACACCCTTGAGATCAAGACTGGTGTAA
- the LOC104778292 gene encoding mitogen-activated protein kinase kinase kinase YODA isoform X1, protein MPTWWGRKSCKNNNNSRGISTDRDIKSCGVGVVVVDPPLTPTRAATPRCSREFAGASSSAFSGFDSDSTEKRGHPLPRPLLSPVSIHQDHVSGSTSGSTSVSSVSSSGSAEDQSQLVVSSRGHCDVKLNERASPKVVTTRPTSPLHQRLAGVVSLESSTGRNDDGRSSSECHPLPRPPTSPTSPSAVRPPTSPTSPSAVHGSRIVGGYETPSPSGFSKWKKGKFLGSGTFGQVYQGFNSEKGKMCAIKEVKVISDDQTSKECLKQLNQEINLLSQLCHPNIVQYYGSELSEETLSVYLEYMSGGSIHKLLKEYGSFTEPVIQNYTRQILAGLAYLHGRNTVHRDIKGANILVDPNGEIKLADFGMAKHVTAFSTMLSFKGSPYWMAPEVVMSQNGYTHAVDVWSLGCTILEMATSKPPWSQFEGVAAIFKIGNSKDTPEIPDHLSNDAKNFIRLCLQRNPTVRPTASQLLDHPFLRVHTTRVANTSMPKDAAPHSFDGTFSLPTRESYPGRLSHDNYQRQPLSRAIKSPSRENVRAITSLPVSPCSSPLRQLGPAYKSCFLSPPHPSYAFPGLDSGYNLAEFAASPFRMKKDTMIEPSSFRTQTPNTPLRSRLV, encoded by the exons atgCCTACTTGGTGGGGAAGAAAGTCCtgcaagaacaacaacaatagcaGAGGAATCTCCACAGACAGAGATATCAAGAGCTgtggtgttggtgttgttgttgttgatcctcCTCTCACTCCCACTCGTGCTGCTACACCTCGTTGCAGTCGTGAATTCGccggagcttcttcttctgccttcTCTGGTTTCGACTCTGATTCTACAGAGAAGAGAGGtcatcctcttcctcgtcctctcCTCTCTCCTGTTTCCATCCATCAAGATCATGTGAGCGGATCCACTTCTGGATCTACCTCTGTTTCTAGCGTTAGCTCCTCTGGATCAGCTGAAGATCAGAGTCAACTTGTTGTGTCTAg CAGAGGTCATTGTGATGTGAAATTGAACGAGAGAGCTTCTCCAAAGGTAGTAACTACTAGGCCCACGTCTCCGTTGCATCAGCGATTGGCTGGAGTCGTGAGTTTAGAGTCTTCTACAGGGAGGAATGATGATGGAAGGTCCTCCTCTGAGTGCCACCCTTTGCCTCGACCCCCTACTTCTCCTACAAGCCCTTCTGCTGTTCGACCCCCTACTTCTCCTACAAGCCCTTCTGCTGTTCATGGTTCCAGGATTGTTGGAGGTTACGAGACGCCCTCTCCTTCAGGGTTTTCCAAGTGGAAAAAAGGGAAATTTTTGGGGAGTGGCACCTTTGGCCAAGTCTATCAAGGGTTCAACAG CGAGAAAGGAAAAATGTGTGCTATTAAAGAGGTCAAGGTCATTTCTGACGACCAAACGTCAAAAGAATGTCTGAAGCAACTAAATCAG GAGATAAATTTGCTTAGCCAGCTTTGTCATCCGAATATTGTCCAGTATTACGGAAGTGAACTG AGTGAAGAAACCTTGTCCGTCTACTTGGAGTATATGTCCGGTGGTTCAATCCATAAACTACTTAAGGAGTATGGTTCTTTCACTGAACCTGTTATCCAAAACTACACGCGGCAGATTCTCGCTGGGCTTGCCTATTTACATGGACGAAATACAGTACATAG GGACATCAAAGGAGCAAATATATTAGTTGATCCGAATGGTGAAATCAAGTTGGCAGACTTTGGGATGGCCAAACAT GTAACGGCCTTTTCTACTATGCTTTCTTTCAAAGGGAGTCCGTACTGGATGGCACCCGAG GTTGTGATGAGCCAAAATGGCTACACTCATGCAGTTGATGTCTGGAGTTTGGGTTGTACTATTCTCGAAATGGCAACATCAAAGCCACCTTGGAGCCAGTTTGAAGGG GTTGCAGCGATTTTCAAAATCGGAAACAGCAAAGACACCCCAGAAATACCTGATCACCTTTCAAATGATGCAAAGAATTTTATAAGGCTTTGTCTGCAACGAAATCCGACAGTACGTCCTACAGCTTCTCAGCTTCTAGATCACCCTTTTCTACGTGTACATACAACAAGAGTGGCTAATACTAGCATGCCCAAAGATGCCGCCCCACACTCCTTTGATGGAACCTTTTCACTG CCTACAAGGGAATCCTATCCAGGGAGATTGAGCCATGATAATTACCAAAGACAGCCATTGTCTAGAGCTATAAAGAGTCCGAG CAGAGAAAACGTAAGAGCGATCACATCATTGCCAGTATCTCCATGTTCAAGTCCTTTACGCCAACTTGGGCCAGCATACAAAAGTTGTTTCCTGTCACCTCCTCACCCGTCTTACGCATTTCCTGGGCTCGACAGTGGGTACAACCTAGCAGAGTTTGCTGCAAGCCCTTTCAGGATGAAGAAAGACACAATGATAGAACCGTCTAGTTTCAGGACTCAAACACCGAATACACCCTTGAGATCAAGACTGGTGTAA
- the LOC104778292 gene encoding mitogen-activated protein kinase kinase kinase YODA isoform X2 → MPTWWGRKSCKNNNNSRGISTDRDIKSCGVGVVVVDPPLTPTRAATPRCSREFAGASSSAFSGFDSDSTEKRGHPLPRPLLSPVSIHQDHVSGSTSGSTSVSSVSSSGSAEDQSQLVVSRGHCDVKLNERASPKVVTTRPTSPLHQRLAGVVSLESSTGRNDDGRSSSECHPLPRPPTSPTSPSAVRPPTSPTSPSAVHGSRIVGGYETPSPSGFSKWKKGKFLGSGTFGQVYQGFNSEKGKMCAIKEVKVISDDQTSKECLKQLNQEINLLSQLCHPNIVQYYGSELSEETLSVYLEYMSGGSIHKLLKEYGSFTEPVIQNYTRQILAGLAYLHGRNTVHRDIKGANILVDPNGEIKLADFGMAKHVTAFSTMLSFKGSPYWMAPEVVMSQNGYTHAVDVWSLGCTILEMATSKPPWSQFEGVAAIFKIGNSKDTPEIPDHLSNDAKNFIRLCLQRNPTVRPTASQLLDHPFLRVHTTRVANTSMPKDAAPHSFDGTFSLPTRESYPGRLSHDNYQRQPLSRAIKSPSRENVRAITSLPVSPCSSPLRQLGPAYKSCFLSPPHPSYAFPGLDSGYNLAEFAASPFRMKKDTMIEPSSFRTQTPNTPLRSRLV, encoded by the exons atgCCTACTTGGTGGGGAAGAAAGTCCtgcaagaacaacaacaatagcaGAGGAATCTCCACAGACAGAGATATCAAGAGCTgtggtgttggtgttgttgttgttgatcctcCTCTCACTCCCACTCGTGCTGCTACACCTCGTTGCAGTCGTGAATTCGccggagcttcttcttctgccttcTCTGGTTTCGACTCTGATTCTACAGAGAAGAGAGGtcatcctcttcctcgtcctctcCTCTCTCCTGTTTCCATCCATCAAGATCATGTGAGCGGATCCACTTCTGGATCTACCTCTGTTTCTAGCGTTAGCTCCTCTGGATCAGCTGAAGATCAGAGTCAACTTGTTGTGTCTAg AGGTCATTGTGATGTGAAATTGAACGAGAGAGCTTCTCCAAAGGTAGTAACTACTAGGCCCACGTCTCCGTTGCATCAGCGATTGGCTGGAGTCGTGAGTTTAGAGTCTTCTACAGGGAGGAATGATGATGGAAGGTCCTCCTCTGAGTGCCACCCTTTGCCTCGACCCCCTACTTCTCCTACAAGCCCTTCTGCTGTTCGACCCCCTACTTCTCCTACAAGCCCTTCTGCTGTTCATGGTTCCAGGATTGTTGGAGGTTACGAGACGCCCTCTCCTTCAGGGTTTTCCAAGTGGAAAAAAGGGAAATTTTTGGGGAGTGGCACCTTTGGCCAAGTCTATCAAGGGTTCAACAG CGAGAAAGGAAAAATGTGTGCTATTAAAGAGGTCAAGGTCATTTCTGACGACCAAACGTCAAAAGAATGTCTGAAGCAACTAAATCAG GAGATAAATTTGCTTAGCCAGCTTTGTCATCCGAATATTGTCCAGTATTACGGAAGTGAACTG AGTGAAGAAACCTTGTCCGTCTACTTGGAGTATATGTCCGGTGGTTCAATCCATAAACTACTTAAGGAGTATGGTTCTTTCACTGAACCTGTTATCCAAAACTACACGCGGCAGATTCTCGCTGGGCTTGCCTATTTACATGGACGAAATACAGTACATAG GGACATCAAAGGAGCAAATATATTAGTTGATCCGAATGGTGAAATCAAGTTGGCAGACTTTGGGATGGCCAAACAT GTAACGGCCTTTTCTACTATGCTTTCTTTCAAAGGGAGTCCGTACTGGATGGCACCCGAG GTTGTGATGAGCCAAAATGGCTACACTCATGCAGTTGATGTCTGGAGTTTGGGTTGTACTATTCTCGAAATGGCAACATCAAAGCCACCTTGGAGCCAGTTTGAAGGG GTTGCAGCGATTTTCAAAATCGGAAACAGCAAAGACACCCCAGAAATACCTGATCACCTTTCAAATGATGCAAAGAATTTTATAAGGCTTTGTCTGCAACGAAATCCGACAGTACGTCCTACAGCTTCTCAGCTTCTAGATCACCCTTTTCTACGTGTACATACAACAAGAGTGGCTAATACTAGCATGCCCAAAGATGCCGCCCCACACTCCTTTGATGGAACCTTTTCACTG CCTACAAGGGAATCCTATCCAGGGAGATTGAGCCATGATAATTACCAAAGACAGCCATTGTCTAGAGCTATAAAGAGTCCGAG CAGAGAAAACGTAAGAGCGATCACATCATTGCCAGTATCTCCATGTTCAAGTCCTTTACGCCAACTTGGGCCAGCATACAAAAGTTGTTTCCTGTCACCTCCTCACCCGTCTTACGCATTTCCTGGGCTCGACAGTGGGTACAACCTAGCAGAGTTTGCTGCAAGCCCTTTCAGGATGAAGAAAGACACAATGATAGAACCGTCTAGTTTCAGGACTCAAACACCGAATACACCCTTGAGATCAAGACTGGTGTAA
- the LOC104778293 gene encoding persulfide dioxygenase ETHE1 homolog, mitochondrial, with protein MVMTHLSRLRQLPLLIQPKSLISRSRLLRPPPIFLRSVMGSSSSSSSKLLFRQLFEKESSTFTYLLADVSHPDKPALLIDPVDKTVDRDLKLIDELGLKLIYAMNTHVHADHVTGTGLLKTKLPGVKSVISKASGSKADMFLEHGDKVSIGDIYLEARATPGHTAGCVTYVTGEEADQPQPRMAFTGDAVLIRGCGRTDFQGGSSDQLYESVHSQIFTLPKDTLIYPAHDYKGFEVSTVGEEMQHNPRLTKDKETFKSIMSNLNLAYPKMIDVAVPANMVCGLQDVPSQVN; from the exons atGGTGATGACACATTTGTCACGTCTCCGACAACTTCCTCTACTCATCCAACCCAAATCTCTCATTTCTAGGTCTCGTCTCCTCCGTCCTCCTCCAATATTTCTCCGATCAGTGATgggttcttcttcctcctcctcctcgaaGCTTCTCTTTCGCCAACTCTTTGAGAAAGAATCTTCCACCTTTACTTATCTTCTCGCCGACGTTTCTCATCCTGATAAGCCTGCTTTG TTGATTGATCCAGTGGACAAGACTGTTGATAGAGATTTGAAGCTGATAGATGAGTTAGGTTTGAAGCTTATCTATGCGATGAACACTCATGTTCATGCTGATCATGTCACTGGAACTGGACTTCTTAag ACTAAGCTCCCGGGTGTGAAGTCCGTTATATCGAAAGCAAGTGGTTCCAAAGCAGATATGTTTCTTGAACACGGTGATAAAGTATCCATCGGCGATATATACCTCGAG GCTCGTGCTACACCTGGACATACTGCAGGATGTGTTACATATGTGACTGGAGAAGAGGCTGATCAGCCCCAACCACGAATGGCTTTTACCGGGGATGCTGTACTCATCCGGGGTTGTGGGAGGACTGACTTTCAG GGAGGAAGCTCGGATCAGCTATATGAGTCTGTGCACTCTCAG ATATTTACATTGCCAAAAGACACATTGATCTATCCAGCTCACGACTACAAAGGTTTCGAG GTAAGTACAGTTGGAGAAGAGATGCAACACAACCCACGTttaactaaagataaagaaacatTCAAATCCATTATGTCAA ATCTGAATCTGGCGTATCCAAAGATGATTGATGTTGCAGTACCAGCAAATATGGTATGTGGACTACAAGATGTGCCTTCTCAAGTCAACTAA